TTGCTGCTGTCGCCGAGGAGGAGATCGACCTCGGCGGGGCGGAAATAGCGCGGATCGACGACGACGTGATCGCGGTAGTCGAGGCCGAGCCGCCCGAACGCCTTGTCACAGAACTCGCTGACCGTGTGGAGTTCGTCGGTGGCGACGACGAAGTCGTCCGGTTCGTCCTGCTGGAGCATCAGCCACATCGCCTCGACGTAATCGCCGGCGTAGCCCCAGTCGCGCTGGGCGTCGAGGTTGCCGAGATGGAGCTTGTCCTGGAGGCCGAGCTTGATCCGTGTCGCGCCGCGGGTGATCTTCCGCGTCACGAACGTCTCGCCACGGCGCGGGCTCTCGTGGTTGAAGAGGATTCCGCAGGACGCGTGGATCCCGTAGCTCTCGCGGTAGTTGACGGTGATCCAGTGGCCGTAGACCTTGGCGACGCCGTACGGCGAGCGCGGGTGGAACGGCGTCGTCTCGCGCTGCGGCGTCTCGACGACCTTGCCGAACATCTCCGAGCTCGAGGCCTGGTAGAAGCGGATCTGCTGGCCGCTGTCGTCCTGGACGTCGCGGATCGCCTCGAGCAGGCGCAGCGTGCCGACCGCGGTCACGTCGGCCGTGTAGGTCGGCTGATCGAAGCTCACGCGGACATGGCTCTGGGCGGCGAGATTGTAGACCTCGTGCGGGCGGATCTCGCGGATCAGACGGACCAGACCGTTGCCGTCGGCGAGGTCACCGTAGTGGAGGCGGACCACCGTCTCACCGACGTCGACGAGATGGTCGATCCGTTCGGTGCCGAACGTGCTCGACCGGCGCCGAAGGCCGTGGACCTCGTAGCCCTTGGCGAGGAGGAGCTCAGCCAGATACGAACCGTCCTGCCCCGTGACGCCGGTGATCAACGCTCGTCGCTGCATCGCATGCCTCCCTGGTCTTACCGGTGGAACGAGCTCGGCATCGGCGGATGACGCCCCGATGCCGGCTCGAAGGGGAGGGACGTTAGCAGGCGCGCCGGAGCGGCGGAATGGCAGTTCCGCCCGCGCGCCGCATGGCCGTCACGGGCGCTCGGCCGACGAGACCGGCGTACACGTCGGCGTAGCCGCGGGCGGTCGCCTCCCAGGAATACGTCGCGGCGTGCCGGCGAAGCGTGGAGCCGCGGTGGGGATCGCCGTGGAACCGGGCCATCCCGCGCCGCCAGGCGGCGGCCAGCGACGGCCCGTCGAAGACGTCGAGATACTCCCCGAGGTCACCGGCGATCTCCGGCAGGCTCGTGCGCCGGGAGATGAACACCGGCCGGCCGCACTGCATCGCCTCGAGCACGGGGAACCCGAACCCCTCGGTGAGCGACGGGAAGAAGAACGCCTCGCAGTTCTCGTACAGCCACTGGCGGTCGGCGTCGGGGACCTCGCCGGGCATGAAGACCCTGTCGCCGAGGCCCCGAGCGGCGATCGAGCGCTCGAGGTGCTCGCCGTAGGGGGTCGCCTTCTTGCCCGCGATCACCAACCTCGTCCCGGGCTCGGCAGCGATCAGTTCGAGAAGGACGTGGAAGTTCTTGTGGGGCAGCGCGTTGCCGACGGTGAGCAGGAACGGCCCGGGGGGGAGGAACGGAGGGCGATCGGGACGCGCCGGCACCGGCGCGGCGACCCCCAGCGGAACGACGTGCAGCGGCCGGTCGCCGATGTCGACGTGGCGGGCGACGTCGTCCGCCACCCAGCGGGAATCGGTGACGATCGCGGTGGCGCGGTCGACACGGCGCTGGATGTCGGCCAGTTTCCGGACGCGCTCGCGCGGACGGCTCTCGGCGCCGGCCTCGTGGAGGAAGTTGAGGTCGTGGATCGTCAGCAGCACCGGCACGCGTGCGTCGAGCGGCAGGTAGCGTGACATCTGGTTGGTGGAGTGCCACAGCGCCGGTCGGGCCCCGCCCGCAGCGCGTCCGACGACCGGCCGGAGCCAGCGTTGCACGAATTCCTTCCGCCACGGGCAGACGAACAGGCTCTCGGCCGTGATCCCGGGGAAGTGCCGCCAGCCGTCGCGGGGGAGGAGGAACACCGGCTCGAAGCGGCCGGCGGCGGCGGCGTGGATCCCGCGGCCGAGGTGCAGCGAGAAGCGGCCGAGGCCGCAGTTGATGTGCCGCAGCTTCTCCAGGTCGATGACGACGCGCGGCAGGTTGCCGGCGCGGGTGGGGAGGCGGACGGTGGGCATGGTGGTGCTCGGAGGGGAGCGGGTCAGGCGGCGTCGGGCCAACCCCGGGCGAAGCGGCCGGCGAGATCGGAGCCGCCGCGGCAGCGGTCGAGCGCCGCAAGCGCCTCCTGGATGTCGGTGGCGGTGGCCTGCCAGCTGGCCAGCCGGGTGCGGAGCGCGGCGTTGTCGGCGGTCTCGCGCTCGAGGCGGGCCGTGCACTCGGCGAGCCGGGCGGCCAGGGCATCGGCCTCCGCGGCCAGGCGGTCGCGCTGGCAGCGGGCCTCGTCGAGTTCGCACCGCGCCGTCGCCAGATGGTCCTCGGCGACCGCGGCGCGGCGCGTGGCATGGCCGACCTCGCGGGTCGCGGCGGCGGCCCGCGCCCATTCCGCCAGCGCCAGCCGTGACGGATCGGGGCTGATGACGACCGGCGGTGGATCGATACCCCCGGCGCGGCGGAGGTCGGCGTAGAGACCGCATGCTGTCGGGGCGACGCGGCGCACCAAACGGGCGCGGGCCGGATCGGGGTCACGGCCGAGCAATTCGGCGCGGAACGGGTCGCCGGCAGGCAGCTCGAGGGGGACACCGTGCTCACGCAGGGCGCCGAACACGGCCGCCGGGTCGGCGACGACCTGCGACAGTTCACGGACCACGCAGCGCTCGGGATGGCGGACCGAGAACTCGAGCAGCAGCGTGTTGTAGTGCTCCCAGACGGCCAGCGCCAGCGGCGGGTTGTGGAAGAACGTCGGATCCCCGCGACGAAACAGCGAGTCGGCCACCTCCCAGGGCGGTCGGAAGACGAGGAGAAACCGTGCCTCGGGGATCGCCTCGGCCCAGAAGTCGAGGAGGAGCACTGTGCGCGGATCCTTCCAGCCCCACGGCGCCGCCACGCCGCGCCGCGCGGCGACCAGCGCCGCCGCCTGGTCGGCGAGCCCGTCGGGCACCTCGGGCCGGGCGGCGGTGGTGAATCCTTCGCTCCCGAGGCCGTTGGCGACGAGGATCCGTTCGTGGAGTTCGACGAAGTCAAGGTCCTCGAAATGGCCGGCGGCGTTGCCGTGGGCCGCCCCCATCAGCCGGTGGCCGAGATAGAGCCCCGCGCCATGGCACAGCGAAGCGACCAGCGACGTCCCCGAACGGTGCATGCCGCCGATGACGAGGACCGGGCTGTGGGCAGCGGATGGCATCGCGGAGGACCGTGAGCGGCCGGAACGAAATCGGCGGGGTTGTACGAGACTTCCGCGGCTCGGCCTAGGTCGATTGGGTGATCCGTCGCTGCCCCGTCCGGACCGCGCCGCGACGGGCGCACGACCTTGATTCGTGGCGCCAGGCGCCGGTACAGACTTGGCGTTTTTCCGCCTCCGCGGAGATTTGCCGCCTCCGCTGACCTTCCTCCGCCTCCGCTGACCTTCCTCCGCCTCCGCTGACCTTCCTCCGCCTCCGCTGACCTTCCTCCGCCTCCGCTGACCTTCCTCCGCCTCCGCTGGGACAGCCATGAAGATCGGACGCGCCCTCGCCGACGCCGCGCTCACCGTGCCGGGGATTTCCCTGGTGATCCCCACGCTCCAGTCACGGTTTCGCGCTGCCCGCTCGCGCCGCCGGGTCCGGCGGATCGCGCGGCGGGCGGCGGCCGAGTCGGCATCTCCGGCCGGCCCGCGGGCCACACCGGCGGCAACGCCCGCGGAATTCGCGGTCTGGATCGCCCACCAGGAGTGGCCGCGCGAGGCGGCTCACCGCGCCGCTCCTCCCCGAGCCCCGGCCACACCCCCCACCGCCCCGCTGGTCAGCCTGGTGATCCCCGTGTATCGGGTGAAGACGGCGTTTCTCGAGCGGACGATCGCGTCGCTGCGCCACCAGTCGTTCACCGCGTGGGAGGCCTGCCTGGCCTGCGCCGCCCCCGACGACCTCGACAACCGCCGCCTCCTCGAGCGCGCCGCGGCCGAGGATTCCCGGTTCCGCGTCGAGTTCCTCGCCACCAACGGCGGGATCGCCGCCAATTCCAACGCCGCCCTGGCGCTGGCCCGGGGCGAGTTCATCGGCCTCCTCGACCACGACGACGAATTGGCACCGTTCGCGCTGTCGCGGATGGCGGAGGCGATCGCCGCCACGCCCGACGTCGACTTCCTCTATTCCGACAAGGACAGCATCGACGAGGACTCGACGCTCCGGCAGCACGCCCTGTTCAAGCCCCAGT
This genomic stretch from Planctomycetota bacterium harbors:
- the gmd gene encoding GDP-mannose 4,6-dehydratase; translation: MQRRALITGVTGQDGSYLAELLLAKGYEVHGLRRRSSTFGTERIDHLVDVGETVVRLHYGDLADGNGLVRLIREIRPHEVYNLAAQSHVRVSFDQPTYTADVTAVGTLRLLEAIRDVQDDSGQQIRFYQASSSEMFGKVVETPQRETTPFHPRSPYGVAKVYGHWITVNYRESYGIHASCGILFNHESPRRGETFVTRKITRGATRIKLGLQDKLHLGNLDAQRDWGYAGDYVEAMWLMLQQDEPDDFVVATDELHTVSEFCDKAFGRLGLDYRDHVVVDPRYFRPAEVDLLLGDSSKARSRLGWMPQVSFERLVNMMVDSDLELARREREANTRAISARERCAA
- a CDS encoding glycosyltransferase family 4 protein; the protein is MRSLRRPPPRRGYRSTAGRHQPRSVTAGAGGMGAGRRRDPRGRPCHAPRRGRRGPSGDGAVRTRRGPLPARPPGRGGRCPGRPARRVHGPPRARDRRQRRAPHPAGQLAGHRHRHPGGACGARPLPRRLRSRRPLRPGLARRRLTRSPPSTTMPTVRLPTRAGNLPRVVIDLEKLRHINCGLGRFSLHLGRGIHAAAAGRFEPVFLLPRDGWRHFPGITAESLFVCPWRKEFVQRWLRPVVGRAAGGARPALWHSTNQMSRYLPLDARVPVLLTIHDLNFLHEAGAESRPRERVRKLADIQRRVDRATAIVTDSRWVADDVARHVDIGDRPLHVVPLGVAAPVPARPDRPPFLPPGPFLLTVGNALPHKNFHVLLELIAAEPGTRLVIAGKKATPYGEHLERSIAARGLGDRVFMPGEVPDADRQWLYENCEAFFFPSLTEGFGFPVLEAMQCGRPVFISRRTSLPEIAGDLGEYLDVFDGPSLAAAWRRGMARFHGDPHRGSTLRRHAATYSWEATARGYADVYAGLVGRAPVTAMRRAGGTAIPPLRRAC